In Cervus elaphus chromosome 24, mCerEla1.1, whole genome shotgun sequence, a single genomic region encodes these proteins:
- the LOC122683026 gene encoding putative serine protease 42 isoform X2: protein MASPGGLHSLLVWLLLLQPWLTEASEHWSATPLPPPAPSGGGMKNQPPPGGASEVPKLAEFSLACGRVFLKILGGQDSEEGKWPWQVSLRVRDRHVCGASLVTEKWVLTAAHCMLSRRRYSVMMGDRDLQGVVSGLVVPVSRFVIHPQFSTSGTIKNDIALLRLLYPVNFTGLIQPICIPEKTFRVQAGTRCWVTGWGRKQEFGGPLVSEVLQEVDQYIMYYEECNGLLQKALQTNKDVAQEGVICGYNSIGMDSCQTLPSGHIGYQDKEYTSNLPTYLKFGSAFWLIKCKY, encoded by the exons ATGGCGTCCCCGGGCGGCCTCCACAGCCTCCTAGTCTGGCTTCTGCTCCTTCAACCCTGGCTCACGGAGGCCTCGGAGCACTGGTCGGCGACGCCCTTGCCCCCTCCAGCTCCCTCAGGAGGCGGCATGAAGAACCAGCCACCCCCCGGAGGCGCTTCAGAAGTCCCCAAGTTGGCGGAGTTTAGCTTAG CGTGCGGTCGAGTGTTCCTGAAAATCTTGGGAGGACAGGACAGCGAGGAAGGGAAATGGCCCTGGCAAGTGAGCCTGAGGGTCCGTGACAGACATGTGTGCGGAGCGTCCCTCGTCACAGAAAAGTGGGTGCTGACTGCGGCCCACTGCATGCTAAG CCGTCGCCGGTACAGTGTCATGATGGGAGATCGGGATCTCCAGGGTGTAGTTTCAGGGTTGGTGGTCCCTGTCAGCCGCTTCGTCATTCACCCTCAGTTCTCAACAAGTGGAACCATTAAAAATGACATTGCTCTTCTCCGGCTCCTCTACCCTGTAAATTTCACTGGCCTTATCCAGCCTATATGCATCCCTGAGAAGACTTTCCGTGTGCAAGCTGGGACCAGGTGCTGGGTGACCGGATGGGGAAGGAAGCAAGAATTTG GAGGCCCACTTGTGTCAGAAGTTCTCCAGGAGGTCGACCAATATATCATGTACTATGAAGAATGTAATGGGCTGCTACAGAAGGCCCTACAAACAAACAAGGATGTAGCACAAGAAGGAGTGATCTGTGGCTATAATAGTATAGGAATGGATTCTTGTCAG ACCCTTCCTTCTGGGCATATAGGGTATCAGGATAAAGAATACACTTCCAACCTTCCCACCTATCTTAAGTTTGGCAGTGCATTCTGGTTAATAAAATGTAAGTATTGA
- the LOC122683026 gene encoding putative serine protease 42 isoform X4: MASPGGLHSLLVWLLLLQPWLTEASEHWSATPLPPPAPSGGGMKNQPPPGGASEVPKLAEFSLACGRVFLKILGGQDSEEGKWPWQVSLRVRDRHVCGASLVTEKWVLTAAHCMLSRRRYSVMMGDRDLQGVVSGLVVPVSRFVIHPQFSTSGTIKNDIALLRLLYPVNFTGLIQPICIPEKTFRVQAGTRCWVTGWGRKQEFGGPLVSEVLQEVDQYIMYYEECNGLLQKALQTNKDVAQEGVICGYNSIGMDSCQVYGA, translated from the exons ATGGCGTCCCCGGGCGGCCTCCACAGCCTCCTAGTCTGGCTTCTGCTCCTTCAACCCTGGCTCACGGAGGCCTCGGAGCACTGGTCGGCGACGCCCTTGCCCCCTCCAGCTCCCTCAGGAGGCGGCATGAAGAACCAGCCACCCCCCGGAGGCGCTTCAGAAGTCCCCAAGTTGGCGGAGTTTAGCTTAG CGTGCGGTCGAGTGTTCCTGAAAATCTTGGGAGGACAGGACAGCGAGGAAGGGAAATGGCCCTGGCAAGTGAGCCTGAGGGTCCGTGACAGACATGTGTGCGGAGCGTCCCTCGTCACAGAAAAGTGGGTGCTGACTGCGGCCCACTGCATGCTAAG CCGTCGCCGGTACAGTGTCATGATGGGAGATCGGGATCTCCAGGGTGTAGTTTCAGGGTTGGTGGTCCCTGTCAGCCGCTTCGTCATTCACCCTCAGTTCTCAACAAGTGGAACCATTAAAAATGACATTGCTCTTCTCCGGCTCCTCTACCCTGTAAATTTCACTGGCCTTATCCAGCCTATATGCATCCCTGAGAAGACTTTCCGTGTGCAAGCTGGGACCAGGTGCTGGGTGACCGGATGGGGAAGGAAGCAAGAATTTG GAGGCCCACTTGTGTCAGAAGTTCTCCAGGAGGTCGACCAATATATCATGTACTATGAAGAATGTAATGGGCTGCTACAGAAGGCCCTACAAACAAACAAGGATGTAGCACAAGAAGGAGTGATCTGTGGCTATAATAGTATAGGAATGGATTCTTGTCAG GTATATGGAGCCTGA
- the LOC122683026 gene encoding putative serine protease 42 isoform X1, whose protein sequence is MASPGGLHSLLVWLLLLQPWLTEASEHWSATPLPPPAPSGGGMKNQPPPGGASEVPKLAEFSLACGRVFLKILGGQDSEEGKWPWQVSLRVRDRHVCGASLVTEKWVLTAAHCMLSRRRYSVMMGDRDLQGVVSGLVVPVSRFVIHPQFSTSGTIKNDIALLRLLYPVNFTGLIQPICIPEKTFRVQAGTRCWVTGWGRKQEFGGPLVSEVLQEVDQYIMYYEECNGLLQKALQTNKDVAQEGVICGYNSIGMDSCQGDSGGPLVCQFNTTWVQVGIVSWGVGCGRNNTPGVYTETALYSNWLVAVVNKAASLYPVVLLFLLLCVVLSLDLLVTL, encoded by the exons ATGGCGTCCCCGGGCGGCCTCCACAGCCTCCTAGTCTGGCTTCTGCTCCTTCAACCCTGGCTCACGGAGGCCTCGGAGCACTGGTCGGCGACGCCCTTGCCCCCTCCAGCTCCCTCAGGAGGCGGCATGAAGAACCAGCCACCCCCCGGAGGCGCTTCAGAAGTCCCCAAGTTGGCGGAGTTTAGCTTAG CGTGCGGTCGAGTGTTCCTGAAAATCTTGGGAGGACAGGACAGCGAGGAAGGGAAATGGCCCTGGCAAGTGAGCCTGAGGGTCCGTGACAGACATGTGTGCGGAGCGTCCCTCGTCACAGAAAAGTGGGTGCTGACTGCGGCCCACTGCATGCTAAG CCGTCGCCGGTACAGTGTCATGATGGGAGATCGGGATCTCCAGGGTGTAGTTTCAGGGTTGGTGGTCCCTGTCAGCCGCTTCGTCATTCACCCTCAGTTCTCAACAAGTGGAACCATTAAAAATGACATTGCTCTTCTCCGGCTCCTCTACCCTGTAAATTTCACTGGCCTTATCCAGCCTATATGCATCCCTGAGAAGACTTTCCGTGTGCAAGCTGGGACCAGGTGCTGGGTGACCGGATGGGGAAGGAAGCAAGAATTTG GAGGCCCACTTGTGTCAGAAGTTCTCCAGGAGGTCGACCAATATATCATGTACTATGAAGAATGTAATGGGCTGCTACAGAAGGCCCTACAAACAAACAAGGATGTAGCACAAGAAGGAGTGATCTGTGGCTATAATAGTATAGGAATGGATTCTTGTCAG ggAGATTCTGGGGGCCCTCTGGTCTGTCAATTCAATACCACATGGGTCCAGGTAGGGATTGTGAGCTGGGGCGTTGGCTGTGGTCGTAACAATACGCCTGGAGTTTATACGGAGACTGCCCTCTACTCTAATTGGTTAGTTGCAGTGGTGAACAAGGCTGCCTCTTTGTATCCAGTGGTGCTCCTCTTCCTATTGCTGTGTGTGGTGTTGTCCCTGGACCTCCTGGTGACCCTGTGA
- the LOC122683026 gene encoding putative serine protease 42 isoform X3, giving the protein MASPGGLHSLLVWLLLLQPWLTEASEHWSATPLPPPAPSGGGMKNQPPPGGASEVPKLAEFSLACGRVFLKILGGQDSEEGKWPWQVSLRVRDRHVCGASLVTEKWVLTAAHCMLSRRRYSVMMGDRDLQGVVSGLVVPVSRFVIHPQFSTSGTIKNDIALLRLLYPVNFTGLIQPICIPEKTFRVQAGTRCWVTGWGRKQEFGGPLVSEVLQEVDQYIMYYEECNGLLQKALQTNKDVAQEGVICGYNSIGMDSCQCQFLNSTWYPVILWRST; this is encoded by the exons ATGGCGTCCCCGGGCGGCCTCCACAGCCTCCTAGTCTGGCTTCTGCTCCTTCAACCCTGGCTCACGGAGGCCTCGGAGCACTGGTCGGCGACGCCCTTGCCCCCTCCAGCTCCCTCAGGAGGCGGCATGAAGAACCAGCCACCCCCCGGAGGCGCTTCAGAAGTCCCCAAGTTGGCGGAGTTTAGCTTAG CGTGCGGTCGAGTGTTCCTGAAAATCTTGGGAGGACAGGACAGCGAGGAAGGGAAATGGCCCTGGCAAGTGAGCCTGAGGGTCCGTGACAGACATGTGTGCGGAGCGTCCCTCGTCACAGAAAAGTGGGTGCTGACTGCGGCCCACTGCATGCTAAG CCGTCGCCGGTACAGTGTCATGATGGGAGATCGGGATCTCCAGGGTGTAGTTTCAGGGTTGGTGGTCCCTGTCAGCCGCTTCGTCATTCACCCTCAGTTCTCAACAAGTGGAACCATTAAAAATGACATTGCTCTTCTCCGGCTCCTCTACCCTGTAAATTTCACTGGCCTTATCCAGCCTATATGCATCCCTGAGAAGACTTTCCGTGTGCAAGCTGGGACCAGGTGCTGGGTGACCGGATGGGGAAGGAAGCAAGAATTTG GAGGCCCACTTGTGTCAGAAGTTCTCCAGGAGGTCGACCAATATATCATGTACTATGAAGAATGTAATGGGCTGCTACAGAAGGCCCTACAAACAAACAAGGATGTAGCACAAGAAGGAGTGATCTGTGGCTATAATAGTATAGGAATGGATTCTTGTCAG TGCCAATTCCTGAATTCCACTTGGTATCCAGTGATCTTGTGGAGATCCACATGA